From Fundulus heteroclitus isolate FHET01 unplaced genomic scaffold, MU-UCD_Fhet_4.1 scaffold_130, whole genome shotgun sequence:
gaccgttcatactgagcccggttctgccggaggtttttccttcccgttaatgggtggtttttcttcccactgtcgcttcatgcttgctcagtatgagggattgcagcaaagccatggacaatgcagacgactctccctgtagctctacgcttccccaggagtgaatgctgcttgtcgtgactttgatgcaatcaactggtttccttatataggacatttttgaccaatctgtataatctgaccaaatctgtataatatgattgaacttgactttgtaaagtgccttgagatgacatgtttcatgatttggcgctatataaataaaattgaattgaattgaattgaatttttgtTCGGTCACAGCCAGAgtctctgcttcagctctgttCCAACTCAGCCCGCAGTCTAGGGTTCGCCGGTTCCGGTGTTCCGCTGTAGTCCCTGTCGGCGGCTCCTGTGCTCCGTCCTGGCTTCAAGTTCTTGGCTGctgggttccgtcctggtctcaagttctcaactcctgttcaCGACTCCTGGGTTCtgccctggtctcaagtctttggCTCCAGTTTTCCTTCCTGGTCAGTTTCTCCGCACTCCTCCtgtcggccagcttctgcaccctaccgTCAGtaaaaagactctggttcctctcgtcatccatcatccacactgttcaataaactcactttaaagaactagctctgtgtgtgcgggttcatcctaagacaaatcatgacaccttGAGATTAATCGAAAGTATCTCTCCATGTTCTCTGAAGCCCAAGTTTTAGCTTCCACACCCACAGAAGCTACAGACCTGCTAGCTACCCAGTATCTGTCAGCTTCTTCAGAAGTCTTCAAGGCCTCCTTCTTCAGTTTGTCAGCTATCTTCACCACAGGTTACCACCAGGGAGTCCTCTGATTGCCACTGTGACACATAGGATTACTCAGCTGAATCACACAAAAGCATCAGCTCTTATCAACAAGTGAGGTGAAGTTCCACACCACTAAAACCAGTCTCCGCTGCTGGGGATTAGTAAAACAAGACTTCCACTCTGTGCCTGCtatccaatttgcattgctccAGATGTTTCTTCCTGCAGATGGTGGGCCCACCGCCCATCGTAGCAAAGTCAAATGAAAAAGCTTTTCTTCAGGGTTGattgtgctgacaacaaaatcactcAAAAATGATCAAcagaaatcaaatttattatcCCACGAAGGTCTGAATTTGGAGCCACACTgaaaattaaaatggaaaaaacacaCTAAAGGTAGATCCATCTTTGAtttaatgtccttaaaacaaaatGAGGCCCAGTAACGTGTGTCgcctctgtcatgatttgtcttgggtgaacccagaacacagcacacacacacagacagagagctagtttccagagtttattgaagcagcaagaagtgaatgatgaaagccagagtaaTTTACCAGACagaggttgcaggggtacaggaactggcagacaggACCAGGACACGAGCAGGACCAGGACAGGCATGCTGTTCAGAGGACTGGAGACAAACCGGCGACtatggacaaactgaggtgagttctTATAGAGGTGTGAGCTGGTGGAATGAGTCCAaagttgattgcagcctgacaggtgttcccaatcagggctgcactggggaaGGAGCAAGAAAagttcagaatgcagcctttAGGAACCAGGGCCAAccacaccagcatatggtctcacaagGGGTCTGAGGCAGTGGTGTCTCTGCGTCTGCGTCTCACCCATAGGCAGCAGcactttttttgtgatgcatacatagaacctgactttgatcaatgttaaattaaaaagataaatttgcataaaccaacacactagaaaatgAATTTTacataagctaaatgtaatgaaatttttatacataaatttATAAGTAACTGCTTACTCATATTGTTCATttgttgaacagaaaagattcttatcaatccttcaatgagctagcaaggccaaccaacactagattagtctttgcttttagttttaattttcctaaattttattccaactgttgtttttacttgcttttattctgtttacatTTTCCAATAGTTTAATCATGTAATGCACTTTGCATTGCCCTTGCtctgaaatgtgttatacaaataaatttgccttgcatagatggtcgcacactatCCAGCAGAACTTAAACGTAACGTTTGCAATTCCAGAATTATGATTGAatgatccgagcttggggccgtaGGATTTGAGGCCCATGGCTATCcactgagagcgtgttgggcatgcGCAATGCAATTTCAGAAgtccattatttaaacaaatgctAGTGGGTCAGtcccaatatcaaggcgcctcaagaggatttagcctaaagagcttgtcagtattctggcagacttagatatatagtcacaaatgtttataacagaattgtATTGGTAAggaaatctgtcttttttttatattactctataaagaacgatcatgtcccactgattattgcaaacatagagctccacagagACACCACAGGTTTGAGGATCTCATCTTTGTACCCAATGGCAGTAAGACTACCTCTGGCCCCCTAAAGAAATGTCACTTTAACCCAAACcagtcaattcaattaaattttatttatatagcactaattcatgatacacgtcatctcaaggcacttaccAAAgaaaaattcaatcagattatacagattggtcaaaatgtttcctatctaaggaaatggATGCGCTGCACTACTTGAGCCACTTTTGTGGGACTAGACTCcatctcatgctaccactagacTGAAAGCACCGCCAGCATTCAAAAgggaccaaaacatcagcctgAAAGCATAGGAACTGAGAAGtagtctgtggtcaccacctgcaaaaccactcctttattggggggtgtcttgctaattgcctctagtttccacctaGTGTCTtttccatttgcacaacagcaggtgacgctgattgtcaatcagtgttgcttcctaAGTAGAATTTccatattcataattaaaaccataattgcacaacaattgCATTTGGACCAACAATGGAGgagtcatcagaaaacaacTTGGGGAGCTGATGGTGAGGTCTGTAGTGTAGAGCCTGTGGTGCTTCTGTGATGCAAGACTCCCTTACTGCGGTCCACCAGTGTCCAGTATCCACTGTGGCAGGTAGTGGTCCACTTTGTAAGTTTTGAttggatggtgttgaaagcacaaaaaaaagtttaaaaaggcaaaaaaaaaatctcactcaGCTACAACTGCAAGATCACAGATACATACAGAAAGCATAAGGAAACACTGTGTAAAATGCTAACTTGAATAATGTATGTCAAATACATGCAAATTGATTTTTAGACAAAAAGATCTGCGGTTTCTTAGTCTTTTCAGTTCAGGATGGCTgaggttgttttctttttttttatctgttccaATGGATCCTGCTGCACCATCCTGCACAGAAGGTGCTTATCTGCCAAAGTTTTTGACTCCAACTCCCGAACACGAAGCTCGGTTCTACAGTCCAGTCAATCAGACTGTTAAGATCAACATCAGAGCAGCAACAACTCCATCGGTGTaaggaaatgcaaaaaatatggaaaacaaaGAAGTTGGTAGACAGCGCAGTTAAAACTGATTGTTTTTGTGGACATTTATCTTAAGCTGGAATGAGACTGTATGTTTTATCAAGAGAAAGGGTTTAAACAGGAATGACTACCATAAAAAGTCATGGTTGTCCTGTTCAAAATGTAGACATTGAAATGTTGAAGTTAAACAGCTGATCTGTTCATAGATAGTAAAAAGTTGGAATAACATAAAAATTTTGCATATTTCCTGATTGATGAAGGATCACTGAGCTCCTGTACAGTGGGCCGTACAACGTAGTCAAGAGCTCTTCTGGATCAGGGAACTTCTCTCTGACCTGGACACCATCTGCAATAGAAGATGGACAGAGCCAGCCCATCTGCTTTGTGGTCCAAGCAAGGTCAGTATTTGGTcaatatgattaaaataaatttaaagtgaatatgaaaaacctaaaatacactaaattaaattaataactaCAGGACAGTGTCAGCGTAGTTCTTTTCCGCCTCACTTGACAAGgatgaataaaaagtgttaaatatgttttattgcagAAACATAATCTGTCACTTGTGTGCCGCGTGAGCTGGCAGAATGTATGGTCTCAGTCCAACAGCTAGTAGTTCAATGTCCTTtgtgtaaagtctctctttaacCATGACATGTGCTGAGCTACACCACAGATAATCTATGGAGAAAAATCAAGCTCCTCTAGTTGCCCCCAGTGGTCTTCcctgctcaccacagtacagagaccgccctttttcaaggtgttcaatgacatccatataaatgcagactatggaagaaccacagtgctggtactattggacctcagtgtagcatttgacacagttgctCACTCCCTTCTGTCAGAGCGCCTGGAAGACTGGGTCGGCCTTTTTGGTACAAAAcatgactggtttaaatccttcTTGAAGGAAAGAGACTTTTTGTGCCAGTAGGTAACTTATCAGCTATATCAGCGaatacaaaaatcacatgtgaggTTCCCAaagggtccatcttgggtcctctcctattcaatatctacatgctctcccaagctcagataataaatacTAATAATGTGGTGACCCTTGCTTGACATTTGACAAGCAATTTTTGTGGCCAACAGGCGACAATGCTCCACTCGCTTTGTCGTTAAATAGGGGGAGCTTCTATCCACTTTCCTGttgttatgattttatttagcagtgGGCAGGGCATCTGCAAGATCCTCAAATCCTTTAGACTGCTGCTCTGGGTCCTTGAGTAAGACTCTTAGCACCAGAATGCTCTCTGGGTGCCGCACACTGGCAACCCACCACTCCCTAAAgttgggttaaatgcagaggacacatttcattgaaaGGTACAAATgttgcaatgaaaaataaagacgAATTCTATTATTTGTCAACTAAAAATCCTCTGCAAACCTTAGTAAGCTTGAGTAAAATGATTaaatgcagcaaacattttcaaagaaagaaagCCACATATCCCATAACGTTTGAGtatgtgctgaaaaaaaatctaaataaactgaataacaATAACTAGaccccccctcaaaaaaaaaattataaagcaAAGGAACACaatccttttcacattttggagGGTTTTAAAGATCTGTTTTGACAATTCCATTTCATTAAAATTttgaatgtttaatttattgttgatATGTAGTGATACTAAAATTTAAGTAATAAATATTCAAAAAGAAActgttttgtggttttaatttaattagaaaaaaagattttattctGTGGCCCATGAGTACTTTAAATGTGGTGATTTCATTCAATTATCTCCACAGTGTTTCTACTTCTGTGTACCAGTCTGAGCTTCGATGTGTTATTGTGACGGTTGGAAGtaagtgttttatatttttaaatttgagGTTTGTATTTCTTCGTGTTTCTGCTGTTATGCTCACATGACCAACAGTAAGTTTAACCATTGTTATTCTATCCATCAACAATTACAGAACCTCCCCCTAAAAAAAGTAAGTATGAAAACATGAAAGCAGCAGTACTGTATCCCAATGGCTGCTATTAATTATTCTGGTCTACAGTCATGTTGTTCTCTTTGCTTCCAGCTTACCTTACTGTTGTGAAACTGAACATCTCGACTACACTGTCACCGAAAGACGATCATGACAAAATCCTCAAAGCGGTCAGTAATGTCCTTGAAATTAATGCAAACAATTAAAACCTGAGGTAGCAGATTTTTCACCTTCTGTGCGCCTGCTCCTAGTTTTTTAGAAATCAATTGTCACTGAAGAAAAATTTTGCCTGGCTTCCAAAGTTGAATGATGATTTTTAGGATACATATGTCTTTTACATGTGTTGTTTATGGCTGATCAGACACCGATCAGTTGTGTTTATGAGGCACAACTGACTGTTTCTAATTCtaacattgttttgtttcacagaTGAAGGATGAACTGATTGCAAAAGGGTTCCCACCAGATATAACCTTACGTCTGCTGAGCATGACTTCAGAGAAAGAGTTGCCCCCCAGGGCTAAACCATGAAAAACTAGagtttttgcatttattctcTCCCCTTAACCCGTGGTTTTCAAAGTGCGGCTCAGGGTCCATTTGCAtttggaattattttttttgcagaccgTGATCCCAATTTAAGCGTGGTACAAATTTGCCATCACAGGTGGAATAGAGAAAgtacattttttaatattttttgtgatattttcactgaggAAATTCTTCAGTACAAAAAGTATGATTATTACATTAACCCAGTTATACCTTCATTCTTCTTTCATAGTAAGTAAAACACAACCATTCATTGAATTTTTCTTAGTAACAGACTCATTTAATGGGCTTTTCTAAAATGACATCAAATTGATAAATTTAGAAGAGCCCAGCGTGCATGTGCCATGGCCATGTTAGATTCGGACAAATGTTACATTCAGACAATCGTGACCATATgaagagtttttttatttgatttcttcAAACCCCCATTTCTCATTCTTGTATTTTTCCTTATTATATGTTGAGTGAACACCAATTTACAAATCTTTTTCTTATAATAGTGTGACTACTTACTTTTAATAATGTCCTGTTGAGTAGTTTGCAATTTTTATAGATGTGCCATTGATAAAAATACTTTCAGAAGTGCAAGGttcttattgttattttagtcaggcatttattgttaaattaattaTCTTTCTTTctatgcatgtttttatttttattttaagtttctgGTTTTAAATTCTCGGATTTATATTACCTTTGTCTTGTATAGAAAAAATCACTATGTCTGTCAAAAGTAAAGGTAAATCCTGGCCAAAAATGCAATACATGTGTTGAGGTACCttctgaattttgtttttgaaggtttcagaagtttttttcttaaacatgcTGATGAACTACATATATTATATGTCATAAACAAGCTCAAAATCCTGAGTCTTCATGTAACCCTAAACCAGGGGTCCGCGACAGAATATCATAAGTACAATGGttgcttatttttattcagcAACAAAGATTATATATTATGTAGTATGTGTTAGTTATATTGCTTTTGACATGTTTGATGTAGTTTTAACAGGACCAAATTAGACTTGAATTTGAGCAGCATGACAAGTAGAATGGTTACAAAAATACTAAACTTTACAGAGATCTGGACATTGAGCATGGACAGAGCACCAAGTTAAACTACATAGAAGAAACAGGCATGATGACTAAATAAGGTATTAAAACAGAAGAATTAGCAGTGAACAAAGAACCAGTGACCGTATATACTGAGGCACGGATAACGACAAATGAACTAGAGATGCAAATCAGAGGAAATGTGGGGGACTACTTAACAGAGGAAGCTGACGTAAGACAGAAAGAActccaaacaaaataaaagcatgaactAATATGGCAAGACATGAATAAACAGTAGacgttaaaaacacaaatatccaAAGATCATgataattttcttaaaataaatgaccCAACCAGAGTTATCTTTGAAGAAGGTGCAATTTGGCCTTTAATCAAACAAGATGAGAGACGTCAAAATAATGAAATACATCAAAACAATAATACAAACTGCGGCACCACATCAAAAGACAGATGAGTTAAAAtggtaatattttaaaatataaacaataaacCTTAGACATGAAGGATATGAACTGATAAAATCATGTTTGACCAAAATAGCAAAGCTGCTTTCAGTACTGATATAATAATTAAACCTGTTCTAGGAGTTGACACCAAGGAGTTTGGCACTTTCAACTTGTTAAACCGTCAATTCACAAAAATTTAAGTCAAGCTTTGGGCTTCCAGATAGCTTGTGCCTTGAACCAATCACCATGCACTTAGTCTTAGAGATGTTGAGGACCAGTTTGTTACTCACCACCCAATCATATACAACGTTCAGTTCTCTGCTCAAAACCTGATTTAATTCATTGGATGAAGGTGCAGCATAATACAAAGTTGTATCATCTGCGTACAGGACAGTTCTGGCACGTTTTGTAGCCCAAGCCAGATCATTAGTAAAGATCGAGAAAAGTAAAGGGCCTAAGCAGCTGCCCTGTGGAACTCCACACTCCAAACTTCTTCCACTGGAGAGGCTGCCATTCAGATAAACCTTTTGTGATCTAAAAGACAGCTTTCAATCTACTTTAATgcagaaaaattaaaaccataaaatgtaAGTTTCTCAGTTAATAAAGTATGGTCCAGAATATCAAAAGCAGCACTAACATCCAGGTACACAACACCTACCAAAATAGATTTATCTATCGCTTTAAGCCAGTCATCAGTCATATGAATCATTGCAGTAGAAGCTGAGTGGCCAGCTCTATATGCATGTTTAGAGTCTGTAAAAAGTTAGTTTGTCACAAAATAGTCTTGAACTTGTGCATGTACCAACCTctccataattttacttaaaaCAGGTAAAATACTTATTGGTCTAGAGTTCCCCtcattaaaagcagatttagtATCCTTAGGTAAAGGAATCACTTTAGCCTCCTTCCAGATCCTTGGACACAGGCCCATATCTATGCAactattaaaaatatgacaaatgagAGCTGCCATGACACCAGCAGTCATTCTCAGCAGTTTTCTATCCAGGTTATCTAATCCAGCTATCTTACTGTCAGGAAGAGACTGAAGCAAACGTTCCACCTTACGGACGTCAacttgttgaaataaaaattcacaTCTTTTATCTTTCATTATAATGTTCTTAATACACTCATATGATCTGATGTTGTGTGAAGTGTTCATAGTCTGCCTTAATTGATATACTTTCTCAACATAATAGTCATTAAAATGATTAGCAATATCACCTGGCTTTGTGAGAACAAATCCATTTGATTCAACAAAGGGTGTGCACACAGTTGTCTTCCGACccattatttcatttaaaatgttccatATTCCTCTTCTATCGTGCCTCGCCTCATATTTAATTTTGTGACTTGATTACGTAGAGAACTACGGAAGCGTATTGCTGCcactggacaaaatattttttttgttgcttatcttgtataaacatgataattatcttgtaaaaacgtgataattatcttgtataaacctgataattatcttgtaaaaacgtgataattatcttgtataaacatgataattatcttgtataaacgtgataattatcttgtaaaaacgtgataattatcttgtataaacatgataattatcttgtaaaaacatgataattatcttgtataaacatgataattatcttgtaaaaacgtgataattatcttgtataaacatgataattatcttgtataaacatgataattatcttgtaaaaacgtgataacTTATCCAGATGGTGGCGCTAGTATGCTTTTAGTCTGACTCATTTAAGACAAAGAAGAAGCATGTACATCATCTACTCGGTAGTACAATGGCAAGTTTACCAGAGTTGATTAAGTTCTACTTTATGCTCGGTCTAAGACACGGAGAGATACTGATGCTGCTGCACACAGTGGATGAGATCAGTATTAGTATGCGAACATTGAGAAGAATCCTCCAAAGAATGGGACTCTACAGAAGAAAAAATCAATCGGATCCTCTGGATGTGGCGGCCTTTCTCATTGAACAGCTGGAGAGTTATAGGAGCCAGCATGGATATCAGTTTCACCACCTTAAATGTGTTCAACATGGATATGTTGTGACTCAGAGTACAGTGAGACATCTGTTAAAATTTCTCGACCCCAGGGGTGTGGAACgaaggcggaggaggaggctgaCGCGACGCGTGTATATTAATCCTGGACCTAATTTCTTGTGGCATGTTGACTCCTATGATAAACTGAAGCCGTTTGGTATCTGTATTAATGGGGCAATCGATGGCTTTTCCAGGCAAATTGTATGGCTCCATGCTTTTTCCACAAGCAGTGATCCTAAAATTATTGCTGGATATTTTATAAAAGAAGTTGAGACGAGGATGGGGACCCCTGCTCGAATCCGCGCTGATTTTGGAACTGAAAATGTCACGATGGCAGAAATGCAGAGGTTCCTACGATGGAGTGCTGATCGCTCCTCCATTAACTGCTTTATTTCTGGTTCCAGCAATCATAACCAACGGATTGAAAGCTGGTGGGCCTTTTTGAGGACACATCATGCTCAAGCGTGGATGGATCGTTTTCATAAACTGAAAGACGATGATTATTTCTCTGGGGACTTTTTGGACAAACAACTTGTTCTGTTTACCTGTCTGAAGATCATTGAGGTATGTCATATCAACTAtcacagtctttttttttgtgtgtgtgtgtgtgcaatagAGGGTCAGAAAGTCAAGCATGCTACGAAATGAAAAAAGCATTTCTATTTCTAAATGATAAAGCAAATACTTTTCTAATATTTGGCAGAAGCCCCACATTCACTCGGTGTAAATGATACATTATGATATATCAATTAGTAAGATTGCACCAATATAAAAATTAAGGTCTATATTGATATCGGATATTACTTTTGTTGCCATAAATCATTATTTGCtaataatatatacatattcccctaacctttaaaaacattgaaaaacaagCACACCACTGACATTGCTTCACTACCTCAGTTCCATTATCCTACCCTGCATCATTATCAGTGTCAAGCTACCAAACAAATGCCACCTGACCAACCCCCTCCCCTGGCCCTCTTGAAACTCAAATGGCAACAGCattgaaataaatattgtttgaaAACATTGGGCCAGTTTTCCTTACCAGGTTGATAGcgatgcattaaaaaaaatgactaatGTTGGCCGATACTGATGTGAAATTACTATCAATTACGTAGTATTTACTGAAGAATGAATGTTTACCTAGTTGTCAAAAAtgtagttttctttttccagatttGTCCTCCACATCCATTATAGAGGTATTGAAAGTCTTTCTTCTCTCTCAGAGAAAGTGTGCACCCCACAAACTGTTCCTAATTATtaagtatttttattaatttaaactttttttttcctttgacaGGAGGAGCTGCAACAAGTTTCACACTTGTGGAACACGCACACCATCCGTCACAGCAGAAATGGAGTGGCTCCAAGTGGACGTCCAATCCTTATGTACACCATTCCACATCTGTTTGATGGAAGAGAACACCTGGTGGAGGTCTCCCAGGAGGCAGTGGAGGCGTGTAAACAGGAATGTCAAACAAGAGGACCTTATCCTTGTGATCAAACAGTATTCAGCTTGTGTTGCCTTATAATGTCAGAGAACTTCTTACTCTCACCAACCACAGCAGATGAAGCCATAGAGCTATACATTTTTCTGAGAACATACATACTTAAGGCCTTGTAGGTGGTCCTAAGGGTCCTGTTGCATTGGGATGTGGCTTCTTCTTTCCAATGACATGTACTGATGCTCTGATTTGTTTTGTACATGAAAATTTGGATGTTTCACATATATCAAAACTGAATGAAAAGAATATATTTCTATTACAAATAATAATCACAAAGACCTTGAATTGCATTCATGCACTGAATAAAGAAATTGTCATAATTTTTAAGTGATTGTTGGAATTCTAAGAATAAATGCACCAGATTGTTGAGagacaaatgtgtttattatttttcatctgtCAACCAAGAAAAATTTCAGCTTGTAACTGCACATGTGTACATTTATAACAAACACATTCAACATATATGCTGAAATATCAACATTGAGTTAGAagtgaacttgtttttttaattttttatcctTCAGACATCCCCTAAAGAAAATGATATCTATGTCTGGGAACAAGAACAAGGGTTTGTATTACAAAGCaaaccaaacagaaaaaaaaaaaaaaaaaaaaaaaaaaaaacccacatacTTTCATGCATGTGCATATTTCTGTGATGGAATCAACACAAACCTTAAACAATATACAAGAAAGGTACTCACTGCCTCATCATgctttgttgaaaaaaataaaataattcaggcATACCCTCTTATGAAATGTACATTTTACTGTAAATGATCCATTTAGTTTCAAACCTCAACCTGTTTTCAGTAATTTGCCTTTATTATTGATACATTAGTATTCAAGCTGATCTAAACTATGTTGAACTCAAGAGAGTTTTCATTAAGCAGTATGCTGTCCATTTCAGTGCGCAGTTCTGGGTATGAACCATATGTCCATGGTAGTTCCAGAGCTGGTCCACAAGTATGTGCAATAGGTCGCCTTGCCAGACCTTCTACTGATGTGAACAGCACTTCAACTTTGTTAACACAGATAACATCTGACCCTGTAACAAATCTTAACATTCTTCTGAGTCCTGCATCATCCAGTCCCCTGATGTATTGCTGCAGAAAACGAAAGCTTTGATTTTCTGCTTGAGTTGTTGGAGATGCATCCAGTAACTTCAACACCTTTCTTGTTGTTGGCTTTTTATCTTGATACATCTGTAGAAGACCTTGTGGTGTGGAAAATGATTCCTTTAAAATGTGGCTAGCTGTTGTAGACATTTGTTCTGCTGCAGATCTTGGTTTTTGAATCAAATGCTTGTGTGCTGCACTTACAAGGATTGCTTTTAAATTATCTTCTGTTGGAAGTGTAGTTACATTTAAACGATCCAAAAGATCTATAAGTTCATCTCGGTCCTCAATCAGACTGTCTGGTCTTAAGGCGGTGGTCACAAGATCTCTGTCTGATTGACAGATGAACAGGAGAAGGCTTTCTAATAGCATTTCATCTGAGACTTCACTCTCACCAAAAATGAGAGCAACTGAAAAAGCAGGGGCAAAGCGACAAGGAAAGTATCCATGATCTGTAAATCCCTTAAGAAGGACCCGGCCAATGGATTTCCATTCTTCTTTCTGCCATTTATTAGGCAACGAAGGGACCCTCGATTCCTCCCCTTCTGCTATGCGATCCATAAACTCAGTCCAAAAAGCAGCATAGACGTCTCTTGAGACGCCGTCTGCATCAGCTCCTTTTTCATCTATAAAACTGAATTTCAGGGTTTGACTTAGGAGTGTTTGATCTTTAAACTGTGTTATCAACTCCTCAAGGAGATTGCTACGGTGAAGTTTCACAGTGATAGAAACCACTTCATACGATGCTGTACTGGTGCTTGCTTCATAAGCTGATACTGAAGTGAAGTGTGCTGTGCTTGTGGAAGGAAGTTCAATAGATATGACATCTGATTCTTCTCCTTCAAACTGCATGCTGGGTTGAAATATCAAAGTGTCATCAAGTTGACCAGATATGGGATCTCCATGGACTGGGCCAAAAGTCACCTCAGATGTGTCTGACAGTGCATCTGTATCGAGTTCAAAATCTGATGATTGAATGTCTATGGTTTCAGTTACTTGGTCATCTTTAAGAATGTCTGCCATTTCCAGATTACTTTCATCAGATTTCTCTTCCCCACATTCTTCAACATCTAAACTGATCTGACTTTTAGTGCACAGGTAAAATCTTAACATCCCTAATCTCAGTACAGAGTATAGTTCCCCCACAGTGATGTTTTCATCCAACACAGCTTCTTCCTGGAAGTCCAAAATGTCATGACTGAATGTCTCAAAATGTCCAAATCTACATTTCCCATTTGGGAAGAAAAGTTCTTTGGAATAATTAATAAGATCTGATTTCTTTGAACCTTTGGGCACATCAAGTGTCCTTGTTCC
This genomic window contains:
- the LOC110367624 gene encoding uncharacterized protein LOC110367624; this translates as MAEKLDNALLRFLRNRGVPEECLSRMQEDRIDATVIDCMDDGTLSGYIPTYGDRIAARRFSLESKGTNSKASTKHSLLEKLKRKMGLDGSDDTNLDEAETSNPKRKTQHGKSNKWAEKKTRKIELGWIHEGKQVRKRRGGGTRTLDVPKGSKKSDLINYSKELFFPNGKCRFGHFETFSHDILDFQEEAVLDENITVGELYSVLRLGMLRFYLCTKSQISLDVEECGEEKSDESNLEMADILKDDQVTETIDIQSSDFELDTDALSDTSEVTFGPVHGDPISGQLDDTLIFQPSMQFEGEESDVISIELPSTSTAHFTSVSAYEASTSTASYEVVSITVKLHRSNLLEELITQFKDQTLLSQTLKFSFIDEKGADADGVSRDVYAAFWTEFMDRIAEGEESRVPSLPNKWQKEEWKSIGRVLLKGFTDHGYFPCRFAPAFSVALIFGESEVSDEMLLESLLLFICQSDRDLVTTALRPDSLIEDRDELIDLLDRLNVTTLPTEDNLKAILVSAAHKHLIQKPRSAAEQMSTTASHILKESFSTPQAIHQGTG